One part of the Egibacteraceae bacterium genome encodes these proteins:
- a CDS encoding inorganic phosphate transporter, with protein sequence MGTDVVLVVAALGFAVVNGVNDGGALVATGLKVPSLPPFVAIAMLGAAIVVAPLVVGTQVATTLATRLVSFSDDGALVSGETGLLVAVLTAVAVVGFLSSRGLPTSLTLALVGGITGAGLGGGLPVSHATLVLVLAVGLAAPVVGAGAGFALSRFAGLLPSRRPVGRRVRTTHVGAFALQCLAYAGNDGQKMFAVMAVATGGAQEVRLPLAEVALLALLFTVGLVVGLRPAAGTLSAEIVP encoded by the coding sequence ATGGGCACCGACGTCGTCCTCGTCGTCGCGGCGCTGGGCTTCGCGGTCGTGAACGGCGTCAACGACGGGGGGGCCCTGGTCGCCACCGGGCTCAAGGTCCCGAGCCTGCCCCCCTTCGTGGCGATCGCGATGCTCGGCGCCGCGATCGTCGTCGCGCCCCTGGTCGTCGGCACGCAGGTGGCGACGACGCTCGCCACACGGCTCGTGTCGTTCTCCGACGACGGGGCGCTCGTCTCGGGCGAGACCGGGCTGCTCGTCGCTGTCCTCACCGCGGTCGCGGTCGTCGGGTTCCTTTCGAGCCGCGGCCTGCCGACGAGCCTCACGCTCGCGCTCGTGGGCGGCATCACCGGTGCGGGGCTCGGCGGGGGGCTGCCCGTCTCCCACGCGACGCTCGTCCTCGTCCTGGCCGTGGGGCTAGCCGCCCCGGTCGTTGGGGCCGGCGCAGGCTTCGCGCTGTCGCGCTTCGCGGGCTTGCTCCCGAGCCGGCGTCCGGTCGGCCGCCGCGTGCGCACGACCCACGTCGGCGCCTTCGCCCTCCAGTGCCTCGCCTACGCCGGCAACGACGGCCAGAAGATGTTCGCGGTGATGGCGGTCGCCACGGGCGGAGCGCAGGAGGTGCGGCTGCCGCTCGCCGAGGTGGCACTCCTCGCGCTGCTCTTCACGGTCGGGCTCGTGGTCGGCCTGCGTCCCGCGGCCGGCACCCTGTCGGCGGAGATCGTGCC